Proteins encoded in a region of the Clostridium beijerinckii genome:
- a CDS encoding O-acetylhomoserine aminocarboxypropyltransferase/cysteine synthase family protein, with protein MSYEAYKNNQLGFTTRQLHAGYNPAEHYRSKAVPIYQTAAFELGDFERCIRLFDYSEEGHSYVRFSNPTNTVLERRLASLEGGIEAIALGSGMAAISNTFLNIAKSGDEILAVNTLYGGSTTLLNSILPDYGIVGRFVEDENNIESYRKVITEKTKAIYIESLGNPGMNIIDIEAVANLAHEHGIPLIVDNTFATPYLLRPFEYGADIVCYSATKYLAGHGTTIVGAVVEKGGFDWLNGKFPQFEKFYDEYKDTIGKDVLDKTMFTKRLRIRYLTDLGAHLSPTSAFYLLQGIETLSLRMREHAANAQKVAEFLEGHPKVLSVAYPGLKSNKYHELAKKYFPKGPGAIMSIRLKGGIEAARKVLEEVKVFDYMVNVGDAKSLIVHSATSTHFGQSKEEREKAGVYDDTLRLSIGIEEAEDLIADLKHALDSIDE; from the coding sequence ATGAGTTACGAAGCATATAAAAATAATCAGTTAGGTTTTACTACAAGACAATTACATGCAGGTTATAATCCAGCAGAACATTATAGATCAAAAGCAGTTCCAATTTACCAAACAGCAGCTTTTGAACTTGGGGATTTTGAGAGATGTATTAGATTATTTGATTATTCTGAAGAAGGTCATTCTTACGTAAGATTTTCAAATCCAACTAATACGGTACTTGAAAGAAGATTAGCATCACTTGAGGGAGGCATAGAAGCAATTGCATTAGGTTCAGGAATGGCAGCAATATCTAATACTTTTTTGAATATCGCAAAATCAGGGGATGAAATATTAGCTGTTAATACTTTATATGGAGGAAGTACAACCTTATTAAATAGCATTTTACCTGACTACGGAATTGTTGGAAGGTTTGTAGAAGATGAAAATAATATAGAATCATACAGAAAAGTAATTACAGAAAAGACAAAGGCAATTTATATTGAAAGCCTTGGCAATCCTGGTATGAATATAATCGATATTGAAGCTGTAGCTAATCTAGCTCATGAACATGGAATACCATTAATTGTTGATAATACTTTTGCAACACCGTATTTATTAAGACCATTCGAATATGGAGCGGATATTGTTTGCTATTCTGCAACTAAATACCTTGCAGGCCATGGGACAACAATTGTAGGAGCTGTAGTTGAAAAAGGTGGTTTTGATTGGCTAAATGGGAAATTCCCTCAGTTTGAAAAATTTTATGATGAATATAAAGATACGATAGGTAAAGATGTTTTGGATAAAACCATGTTTACTAAGAGGCTTAGGATCAGATATTTAACTGATTTAGGTGCACACTTAAGCCCAACTAGTGCGTTTTATTTATTGCAAGGAATTGAAACTTTATCTTTAAGAATGAGAGAACATGCAGCTAATGCGCAAAAGGTGGCTGAATTCCTTGAAGGTCATCCGAAAGTTCTTTCAGTGGCTTACCCAGGACTTAAAAGTAATAAGTATCATGAGTTAGCTAAAAAATATTTTCCTAAGGGTCCAGGCGCAATAATGTCTATAAGATTAAAAGGTGGAATAGAGGCAGCAAGAAAAGTCCTTGAAGAAGTTAAAGTATTTGATTACATGGTAAATGTGGGAGATGCAAAATCACTTATTGTACATTCAGCAACATCAACTCATTTTGGACAATCTAAAGAAGAAAGAGAAAAAGCAGGAGTATATGATGATACTTTAAGATTATCAATAGGAATTGAAGAGGCAGAGGATTTAATAGCAGATCTTAAGCATGCGCTTGATTCAATAGATGAATAG
- a CDS encoding 4Fe-4S binding protein, with protein MDLQNFIRKFQIPEVAYPFINKIFTKEEIEFVDKMDKHAFTKKDIEKIIYENSEAFIKNSYKRGVISLVDEETSTYKIANFYSRLDIFSISEQEVYRSIPKEEQLAMDAWYFKAYYDGLDLDFSVRPTEDEILPLNKVLEFIDTQDRPVYLNYCDCRSLRGECGKPTKTCITYRNGINTFAHRGLSEEINKERAKEIVKNADKKGLMHTVNSNGICNCCGDCCYLFRSQEKRNSSGFWPKTNQIIELDSDKCIKCGACIKRCHFDVFTKVDGVIKTDISKCVGCGICSNSCPTKALKLQERK; from the coding sequence ATGGATTTACAAAATTTTATTAGGAAATTTCAAATACCAGAGGTGGCTTATCCGTTCATCAACAAGATATTTACTAAAGAAGAAATTGAATTTGTAGATAAGATGGATAAGCATGCATTTACTAAGAAGGATATAGAGAAAATTATATATGAAAATTCAGAGGCGTTTATAAAAAATAGCTATAAAAGAGGTGTTATTTCACTTGTAGATGAAGAAACATCTACATATAAAATAGCAAATTTTTATAGTAGATTAGATATTTTTTCAATATCTGAGCAAGAGGTTTATAGAAGCATTCCAAAGGAAGAGCAACTTGCTATGGATGCCTGGTATTTTAAGGCTTATTATGATGGGCTAGATCTTGATTTTAGTGTAAGGCCTACAGAGGATGAAATCTTACCACTTAATAAAGTGTTAGAATTTATTGATACTCAGGATAGACCTGTTTATCTAAATTACTGTGATTGTAGAAGCCTTAGAGGAGAATGTGGAAAACCAACTAAAACCTGTATTACGTATAGAAATGGAATTAATACATTTGCACATAGAGGTTTATCAGAAGAAATAAATAAAGAAAGAGCAAAAGAAATAGTAAAAAATGCTGATAAGAAAGGTCTTATGCATACAGTTAATTCAAATGGTATATGTAATTGTTGCGGAGATTGCTGTTATTTATTTAGAAGCCAGGAGAAAAGAAATAGCAGTGGATTTTGGCCAAAAACAAATCAAATCATTGAACTTGATTCAGATAAATGTATTAAGTGTGGCGCTTGTATAAAAAGATGTCATTTTGATGTATTTACTAAGGTTGATGGAGTAATAAAAACAGATATTTCAAAATGTGTAGGCTGTGGAATTTGTTCAAATTCGTGTCCTACAAAGGCGCTTAAGTTACAGGAAAGAAAATAA
- a CDS encoding NADAR family protein — MENKNGNLLMAPLWLMYPEIPNGSIGWRMGYGEGYAIDFYLWFNKLEEDEKKKYKEMFPEPKRWEREDNIYEYNNYWTYTWQKDGKPEYDLNDLISDYKDRKNLEYIYFWGHHPKKDGGITKSCFSQWWKSRFNIGHTEYLFMEQYMMAEKARFFGDKEIEEKIMNSYDPKEIKSFGRKVRGFDEEIWNKAKYSIVINGNYNKFMQNERLKTFLLSTGDKILVEASPYDNVWGIQMSEEDVNIKNPELWRGENLLGFALMEVRNEIKRVCKNSNMIDWVSLHKRYS, encoded by the coding sequence ATGGAAAATAAAAATGGAAATCTATTAATGGCTCCGCTATGGTTAATGTATCCTGAAATCCCAAATGGAAGTATTGGATGGAGAATGGGATATGGTGAAGGATATGCTATAGATTTTTACCTATGGTTTAATAAATTAGAAGAGGATGAGAAGAAAAAGTATAAAGAAATGTTTCCAGAGCCTAAAAGATGGGAAAGAGAAGATAATATTTATGAATACAATAATTATTGGACATACACTTGGCAAAAAGATGGCAAGCCTGAATATGATTTAAATGACCTTATTTCAGATTATAAAGATAGAAAGAACTTGGAATATATTTATTTCTGGGGGCATCATCCTAAAAAAGATGGGGGGATTACAAAGTCTTGCTTTAGCCAGTGGTGGAAGAGCAGGTTCAATATTGGACATACTGAATATTTATTTATGGAACAATATATGATGGCAGAAAAAGCTAGATTTTTTGGAGACAAAGAAATAGAAGAAAAAATTATGAATAGTTATGATCCTAAGGAAATAAAGAGCTTTGGACGTAAAGTAAGAGGTTTTGATGAAGAAATTTGGAATAAAGCTAAATATTCAATTGTCATAAATGGAAATTATAATAAGTTCATGCAAAATGAAAGATTAAAAACATTTCTTCTCTCCACAGGGGATAAAATATTAGTAGAGGCAAGTCCATATGATAATGTATGGGGAATACAAATGTCTGAGGAGGATGTTAATATCAAAAATCCAGAATTATGGCGCGGGGAAAATTTACTTGGATTTGCGCTAATGGAAGTTAGAAATGAAATAAAAAGAGTATGTAAAAATAGCAATATGATTGATTGGGTTTCGTTGCATAAGAGATATAGTTAA
- a CDS encoding damage-control phosphatase ARMT1 family protein, translating into MKIHYKCLPCMVNQVIKVANITGVNNKEELLKEVFTYLSKMDFEATTPEIIGEIFGMIKEHTNNQDPYKETRNYYNTLFSKLLPEFERKIEQDENSFQLAVRYAIVGNIIDFNPIHNTLLEDIFDYFEKMEQLELAIDDSKELAKDILNSKTLLYLGDNCGEICMDKILLKKIKELNPNIKIFFGVRGKPVVNDSIAEDAYAVGIDEYAEVIDNGDGSLGTVLDRTSHEFKEVYKKADVVIAKGQANYECLSEEKKKIYFLLMTKCDVIANDIGVPEKKMICMKNKL; encoded by the coding sequence ATGAAAATACATTATAAATGCTTGCCGTGTATGGTCAACCAAGTTATTAAAGTGGCAAATATTACAGGGGTTAACAATAAGGAAGAGTTATTGAAGGAAGTTTTTACATATCTCAGTAAAATGGATTTTGAGGCAACTACACCAGAAATTATTGGAGAAATTTTTGGCATGATAAAAGAACATACTAATAATCAAGATCCATATAAAGAAACTAGAAATTACTATAATACATTATTTTCAAAACTGTTACCTGAATTTGAAAGGAAGATTGAGCAAGATGAAAATTCGTTTCAATTAGCAGTAAGGTATGCCATTGTTGGTAATATCATAGATTTCAATCCTATTCACAATACATTATTAGAGGATATATTTGATTATTTTGAAAAAATGGAGCAGTTAGAACTTGCAATAGATGATTCTAAAGAGCTAGCGAAAGATATTTTAAATTCAAAAACATTATTATACTTAGGTGATAATTGTGGAGAAATATGTATGGACAAGATTCTTTTGAAAAAAATAAAAGAACTAAATCCTAATATTAAAATATTCTTTGGAGTACGAGGTAAACCTGTTGTAAATGACTCTATAGCTGAAGACGCATATGCTGTAGGAATTGATGAATATGCAGAGGTTATTGATAATGGGGATGGCTCTCTTGGAACGGTTCTAGATAGGACAAGTCATGAGTTTAAAGAAGTCTATAAAAAGGCTGATGTAGTAATTGCTAAAGGGCAAGCTAACTATGAATGTTTGAGTGAAGAAAAGAAAAAGATCTATTTTCTTTTAATGACTAAATGTGATGTTATTGCAAATGATATTGGTGTTCCGGAAAAGAAAATGATTTGTATGAAAAACAAATTATAA
- a CDS encoding B12-binding domain-containing radical SAM protein, with amino-acid sequence MKKKILLITPENEEINRFRKNQFNNFIQITMLYLAAFIDENKYEITLVDEYNQRVPFEEKFHLVAITVNTSNAAHCYDISKKFMDKNIKVVMGGPHATLLQEEVKKHCDYIMVGEGEIIWPEFLEDFYEDKAKPEYICEEVPNLKNMPIARRDLIHKRYFTKGAVISSRGCPYNCSYCNLKQIYCEPFRTRPIKEVISEIKTMKSKFFVFWDDNFFGDINFVKELLIELKKINKKWAAQVTLERCKDDELLKLAKEAGCVYFFVGIESFSQDSLGSVNKGINDVDKYKSMIDKIHNNGICVQAGIIFGFDTDKKDVFKKTLDACNELGIDGATVSILTPLPKTPVYSKLKEENRLITEDWSYYNGKTRVAFIPKNMSAEELFEGYMWFRREFYSLKSIYKRIRKSKTNILYNLIVNLGYKISLNGTKNNF; translated from the coding sequence ATGAAGAAAAAAATACTTTTAATAACACCTGAGAATGAGGAAATAAATAGATTTAGAAAAAATCAATTTAACAATTTTATTCAGATAACTATGCTTTACTTAGCAGCTTTCATAGATGAAAATAAATATGAAATAACTCTAGTTGATGAATATAATCAAAGAGTTCCTTTTGAAGAAAAATTTCATCTGGTTGCAATAACGGTAAACACATCAAATGCTGCCCATTGTTATGATATATCGAAGAAGTTTATGGATAAGAATATTAAAGTTGTAATGGGAGGTCCTCATGCAACATTATTACAAGAAGAGGTAAAAAAACATTGTGATTATATAATGGTGGGAGAAGGCGAAATTATATGGCCAGAATTTTTAGAAGATTTCTATGAGGATAAAGCAAAACCAGAATATATTTGCGAAGAAGTACCTAATCTAAAAAATATGCCAATAGCAAGAAGAGATCTAATTCATAAAAGATACTTTACAAAAGGGGCAGTTATTTCTTCGAGGGGATGTCCTTATAATTGTAGTTATTGCAATTTAAAGCAAATTTATTGTGAGCCGTTTAGAACAAGGCCTATTAAAGAAGTTATTTCTGAGATAAAGACCATGAAAAGTAAGTTTTTTGTATTTTGGGATGATAATTTCTTTGGGGATATAAATTTTGTGAAAGAATTACTGATAGAATTGAAAAAAATTAATAAAAAGTGGGCAGCACAAGTAACGCTAGAGAGATGTAAAGATGATGAATTATTAAAATTAGCTAAAGAGGCTGGCTGTGTATACTTTTTTGTAGGAATAGAATCTTTTTCACAGGATAGTTTAGGAAGCGTAAATAAAGGTATAAATGATGTAGATAAATATAAAAGCATGATAGATAAAATCCATAATAATGGAATTTGTGTACAAGCAGGAATAATATTTGGATTTGATACAGATAAAAAGGATGTATTCAAGAAAACTCTTGATGCCTGCAATGAGCTAGGAATAGATGGAGCTACTGTAAGTATATTAACTCCTCTCCCTAAAACACCAGTATATTCAAAGTTAAAAGAAGAAAATAGATTAATAACAGAGGATTGGAGCTATTACAATGGAAAAACTAGAGTAGCTTTTATTCCTAAAAATATGAGTGCAGAAGAGCTGTTTGAAGGCTATATGTGGTTTAGGAGAGAGTTTTATTCTTTAAAATCTATTTATAAGAGAATAAGAAAATCTAAAACAAACATATTATATAACTTAATTGTAAATTTAGGATATAAGATAAGTCTTAACGGTACAAAAAATAATTTTTAG
- a CDS encoding ketopantoate reductase family protein → MKILVYGAGVLGSYLAHVLIRGGNDVTLLARNERFKELKNNGLVIRHYIQCKTTTDKVKVIDFLPSNEVYEIIFVVMQYTHLNSILPCLSNNQSSNIIFVGNNADPHAIKNYMLKNSCNEKNIAFGFQSTGGRRENGKVICVRIIGQMELGGLDGNLSWKNIIDRAFKNTKYKLTYFDDMDSWLKSHIALIMPLCYASYACDGDLHKVAKSKKLLNQIIKAIDEGYKVLESLGYSILPRNEENFVRKKSYMFYLLLKITMITPMGRLAISDHAMSAVNEMFMLSDAFNILKQKSNISTPNWDELQSHLEKNRNKETCIN, encoded by the coding sequence ATGAAAATATTAGTTTATGGAGCTGGTGTTTTAGGAAGTTATTTGGCTCATGTATTGATACGTGGAGGCAATGATGTTACATTACTTGCTAGAAACGAACGTTTTAAAGAATTGAAGAACAATGGACTTGTTATTCGCCATTATATACAGTGTAAAACTACCACTGACAAAGTAAAAGTGATAGATTTTCTTCCTTCAAATGAAGTGTATGAAATAATATTTGTGGTAATGCAATATACGCATTTAAATTCAATATTACCGTGTCTTTCAAATAATCAAAGTTCTAATATTATATTTGTTGGTAATAATGCAGATCCCCATGCAATTAAGAATTATATGCTAAAAAATAGCTGTAATGAAAAAAATATTGCTTTTGGGTTCCAAAGTACTGGCGGAAGACGTGAAAATGGAAAAGTTATTTGCGTGCGTATAATCGGACAAATGGAGTTAGGTGGACTAGATGGTAACTTATCATGGAAAAACATTATAGATAGAGCTTTTAAAAACACAAAATATAAATTAACTTATTTTGATGATATGGATTCGTGGCTTAAAAGTCATATTGCTCTAATTATGCCTCTTTGTTATGCTTCATATGCATGTGATGGAGATTTACATAAAGTTGCTAAAAGCAAAAAACTTTTAAATCAAATTATAAAAGCAATTGATGAAGGATATAAAGTATTAGAATCACTTGGTTACTCCATTTTACCTAGAAATGAAGAAAATTTTGTTAGAAAGAAATCATATATGTTCTATCTATTATTGAAAATTACTATGATAACACCTATGGGAAGACTAGCAATAAGTGATCATGCTATGTCAGCAGTTAATGAGATGTTCATGTTGAGTGATGCATTCAATATATTAAAGCAAAAATCAAATATTTCAACGCCAAATTGGGATGAACTCCAAAGTCATTTAGAAAAAAATCGTAACAAAGAAACATGCATCAACTGA
- a CDS encoding glycoside hydrolase family 113 gives MKYINNCKTVDKLKNIIFIAIIFISFFIISSNVQAATLTNDQTSNSKIGWTIDGKKIKSGSLSTDYNTEQVLNDINKFQLNTLNIPVMIDIDNISSSNMIVDKISEEKAIDLIKQLKNTNANINVILEPYPWIEQGTKAETEWKPNNMNAFFLNWKTNILKTLITDIAVPYNVTALNIGSNLVNMESEESNWCDIIDYVRTYYKGLVTYRTNKWDTASWAPDSITAYNNKLNNKLFSKVDFISIAAYFELTNNPTNTVGNLTSAIENSQIDFNGQVRHQNIKQEIKNFYDKWNKPIFFGELGFPKFDYASYEPWNWNPYKNNGINNVEQANCFEAYRRAFQDEPWFLGFSIFAVGEQSNDKHYYPSQESTEVIKKWYSNGQ, from the coding sequence ATGAAATATATAAACAATTGCAAAACAGTAGACAAACTGAAAAATATAATTTTTATAGCAATTATTTTCATCAGTTTTTTTATTATTTCATCTAATGTACAAGCAGCAACTCTTACAAATGATCAAACATCAAATTCTAAAATCGGATGGACAATTGATGGGAAGAAGATTAAATCAGGTAGTTTATCAACAGACTATAATACTGAACAAGTGCTAAATGATATAAATAAGTTTCAATTGAATACCTTAAATATACCTGTAATGATAGATATTGATAATATTTCTTCGAGTAATATGATAGTTGATAAAATAAGTGAAGAAAAGGCAATTGATTTAATTAAACAATTGAAGAATACAAATGCAAATATAAATGTAATATTAGAGCCATATCCTTGGATAGAGCAGGGGACAAAGGCTGAAACTGAATGGAAACCTAATAACATGAATGCTTTCTTTTTAAATTGGAAAACCAATATATTAAAGACACTGATAACTGATATTGCAGTGCCATATAATGTAACAGCCCTAAATATAGGAAGTAATCTAGTTAACATGGAATCAGAAGAAAGCAATTGGTGTGATATTATAGATTACGTTAGAACATATTATAAAGGATTGGTAACATACAGAACAAATAAATGGGATACTGCTTCATGGGCTCCTGACAGTATTACTGCATATAATAACAAGTTAAATAATAAGTTATTTTCAAAAGTTGATTTTATTTCTATAGCAGCTTATTTCGAACTTACAAATAATCCTACAAATACAGTTGGAAATCTTACAAGCGCAATAGAAAATTCTCAGATAGATTTTAATGGACAAGTTAGACACCAAAATATAAAACAAGAAATAAAAAACTTCTATGATAAATGGAATAAGCCTATTTTCTTTGGAGAACTTGGTTTTCCTAAATTTGATTACGCATCATATGAGCCATGGAACTGGAATCCATATAAGAATAATGGCATTAATAACGTTGAGCAAGCCAATTGTTTTGAAGCCTATAGAAGAGCGTTTCAAGACGAACCTTGGTTTTTAGGATTTTCTATATTTGCAGTGGGTGAACAAAGCAATGACAAACATTATTATCCAAGTCAAGAAAGTACAGAAGTCATAAAAAAATGGTATAGCAATGGGCAATAA